A stretch of bacterium DNA encodes these proteins:
- a CDS encoding alpha/beta hydrolase, with product MKKVFIIHGYQGTPDGGWRPWLVKELEKQNISTESLAMPSAGNPVCDEWIDEISKHVKINNGNEIYLVGHSLGSTAILRYLENNESENIHGAVLVSGPSENNGNTKLGSFLDKSFNFEKMKTKCKKFVVIHGDNDHVVSFSNAETLSRELGGELMVVKNGGHLNGSAGWLELPQCFDVLNKMMNS from the coding sequence ATGAAAAAAGTTTTTATAATTCATGGTTATCAAGGTACTCCAGATGGGGGTTGGAGACCTTGGTTAGTAAAAGAATTAGAAAAACAAAATATTTCTACTGAATCTCTTGCCATGCCTAGTGCCGGCAATCCTGTTTGCGATGAGTGGATAGATGAAATTTCAAAACATGTCAAAATTAATAACGGCAATGAGATATATCTTGTAGGTCACTCCCTTGGGTCAACTGCAATTTTACGTTATTTAGAAAATAATGAATCTGAAAATATTCACGGTGCAGTTCTTGTTTCTGGCCCATCTGAGAATAATGGTAATACTAAACTGGGTAGTTTCTTAGATAAAAGTTTTAATTTTGAAAAGATGAAAACAAAGTGTAAAAAATTTGTAGTGATTCATGGGGATAATGACCATGTTGTCTCGTTTAGTAATGCCGAGACATTGTCTAGAGAATTAGGTGGAGAATTGATGGTTGTTAAAAATGGAGGACATTTAAATGGTTCAGCTGGTTGGCTTGAACTCCCACAATGTTTTGACGTATTAAACAAGATGATGAATAGCTAA
- a CDS encoding heme-binding protein, which translates to MNILYTFIGILFLWSIIGYFSFRVENTEYSVLESKKGYEVRLYPAHIVAQTTVNGPYKESLSQGFSIIAGYIFGGNTKKEKIAMTAPVVENTASSSESIAMTAPVTATVEGDSHVIAFGMPRSYTLETLPVPNDERVKIVTIPEKKMAVIRFSWGRTGARVESKKQELLNALKKDNINVVGGVQYAGYNPPWTPLWMTRNEVLVEII; encoded by the coding sequence ATGAATATATTATACACTTTTATTGGTATACTCTTTCTTTGGTCCATTATAGGATACTTTTCATTTCGAGTTGAGAATACGGAATATTCAGTATTGGAATCTAAAAAGGGATATGAGGTACGATTATATCCAGCGCATATAGTTGCACAAACTACCGTAAATGGTCCTTATAAGGAATCTCTAAGTCAGGGTTTCAGTATTATTGCTGGGTATATTTTTGGTGGTAATACTAAGAAAGAAAAAATCGCCATGACTGCTCCAGTTGTCGAAAATACAGCATCATCATCTGAATCTATTGCAATGACAGCTCCTGTTACCGCAACAGTTGAGGGAGATTCTCATGTTATTGCTTTTGGTATGCCTCGTTCATACACTCTTGAAACTCTTCCTGTTCCAAATGATGAACGTGTAAAAATTGTTACAATTCCTGAAAAGAAAATGGCCGTAATCAGATTTTCTTGGGGACGAACAGGGGCGCGTGTAGAATCAAAGAAACAAGAACTACTGAATGCTTTAAAAAAGGATAATATTAATGTAGTCGGTGGGGTACAATATGCCGGATATAATCCACCATGGACGCCACTCTGGATGACTCGTAATGAAGTTTTGGTGGAAATTATATGA
- the mltG gene encoding endolytic transglycosylase MltG, with the protein MNSKNTKYYILGTIVILTIIIFTIIYAMLSTNKVGTNISQQRNTTLMIDTDKATSSASKVTNLKSKAATPVSQPSLPKIVPVAQVVIPLPVGTDQFTISIGATTTELIAKNLFDKGFIVDQDSFISSALKAKFTFIPGAYKLSKTMTANQVLSTIKAGPYMKWIIIPEGLRKEEIASLLAKNLGWTNIAKKKFIDATNVNPDYTEGVYFPETYLIPIVEKPEEVANRLVSKFNEKFSSLLPQFSEQNIKWTTGLTLASIVQREAANNADTPLIAGILWNRLNQDMALGVDATLQYIRGDKGAGYWAPITVADKKTESPYNTYLNTGLPPHPISNPGLSAIKAVLQPASTTCLYYIHDAHRVTHCATTYEEHKLNIQKYL; encoded by the coding sequence ATGAATTCAAAAAATACAAAATACTATATCTTGGGCACCATAGTTATTCTAACTATTATTATATTTACAATAATCTATGCGATGCTTAGCACTAATAAGGTTGGAACAAATATTTCCCAGCAAAGAAATACAACATTAATGATTGATACCGATAAAGCGACATCCTCTGCTAGCAAAGTAACAAATCTTAAGAGCAAGGCTGCCACTCCGGTTAGCCAACCTTCCTTACCAAAAATCGTGCCAGTTGCTCAAGTTGTAATACCCCTACCTGTTGGAACAGATCAATTTACAATATCAATTGGAGCTACCACAACAGAATTGATTGCAAAGAATCTATTTGATAAAGGTTTTATAGTCGACCAAGATTCATTCATCTCATCCGCACTAAAAGCAAAATTCACATTCATACCTGGCGCCTATAAACTCTCTAAAACAATGACGGCAAATCAGGTGCTTTCAACTATCAAAGCTGGGCCATATATGAAATGGATTATAATTCCAGAAGGCTTAAGAAAAGAAGAAATTGCATCTCTTCTTGCAAAAAATCTTGGATGGACAAATATCGCCAAGAAAAAATTTATTGATGCCACAAATGTAAATCCAGATTATACAGAAGGAGTATATTTTCCTGAGACATATCTTATACCTATCGTAGAAAAACCTGAAGAGGTTGCAAATAGACTGGTCTCAAAATTTAATGAAAAATTCAGCTCTCTACTGCCTCAGTTTAGCGAGCAGAATATTAAATGGACTACGGGATTAACTCTAGCTTCAATTGTTCAACGAGAAGCAGCGAACAATGCAGACACACCTCTTATTGCAGGAATATTATGGAACAGGCTAAATCAAGACATGGCATTAGGGGTAGATGCAACACTTCAATACATAAGAGGTGACAAAGGTGCTGGGTATTGGGCTCCAATAACTGTAGCTGATAAGAAAACAGAATCACCTTATAATACGTATTTAAATACAGGCCTACCTCCACATCCAATCTCAAACCCTGGGCTATCAGCAATTAAGGCCGTGCTTCAGCCAGCCTCCACAACATGTTTATATTATATTCATGACGCTCACAGAGTGACACATTGTGCTACAACATATGAAGAACATAAATTAAATATTCAGAAGTACCTTTAG
- a CDS encoding nucleotidyltransferase has protein sequence MKPTLLVLAAGMGSRYGKLKQLDPVGPSGEVILDYSVYDAIRAGFGKVVFVIRRDFENEFKDAIGPKFMDKIEVEYVFQELENLPDGFTVPEGRTKPWGTSHAVMMAKDIINEPFAMINADDFYGAESFQIMADNLINSVDVVGDSDDADAENYFMVGYPLNKTLSDFGSVSRGISETDENGYLKNITERTHIEKTATGARYKDGEDFRELTGNEMTSMNFFGFTPSYFNHSEGMFRTFLEENKENLKAEFFAPFVVKKLIDDEKVKVKVLSSDTEWFGITYIEDKPFVEQKIRDLIAGGVYPNSLWGN, from the coding sequence ATGAAACCAACACTATTAGTTCTTGCTGCCGGAATGGGAAGTCGCTATGGAAAATTGAAACAATTAGATCCTGTAGGGCCATCTGGAGAGGTGATATTAGATTACTCGGTTTATGATGCAATTAGGGCTGGGTTTGGAAAGGTCGTTTTTGTAATTAGAAGAGACTTTGAAAACGAATTTAAAGATGCAATAGGTCCAAAGTTTATGGACAAGATTGAGGTAGAATATGTTTTCCAAGAATTAGAAAATTTGCCAGATGGCTTCACTGTACCTGAAGGAAGAACTAAGCCATGGGGAACGTCACATGCTGTTATGATGGCAAAGGATATTATAAATGAACCTTTTGCAATGATTAATGCGGATGATTTTTATGGTGCAGAATCTTTTCAAATAATGGCTGATAATTTAATTAATTCTGTAGACGTGGTTGGTGATAGTGATGATGCTGACGCTGAAAATTATTTTATGGTTGGTTATCCACTAAATAAAACCCTTTCTGATTTCGGATCCGTATCTCGTGGAATATCTGAAACAGATGAGAATGGTTATTTAAAAAATATTACAGAACGTACTCATATAGAAAAAACAGCAACAGGCGCAAGGTATAAAGATGGTGAGGATTTCAGAGAGCTTACTGGAAATGAAATGACATCAATGAATTTCTTTGGATTCACTCCTTCATATTTTAATCACTCAGAAGGAATGTTCAGAACATTTTTAGAAGAAAACAAAGAAAATTTAAAAGCTGAGTTCTTTGCTCCATTTGTAGTTAAAAAGCTTATCGATGATGAAAAGGTTAAAGTAAAAGTTCTCTCAAGTGATACAGAATGGTTTGGAATTACTTATATTGAAGACAAACCTTTTGTGGAGCAGAAAATCAGGGATTTAATTGCTGGGGGTGTGTATCCAAATAGTCTTTGGGGTAATTAG
- a CDS encoding metallophosphoesterase has product MPFVFGVYGLVHARNVIVKDISVTIPNLPINWKDKKAVWVSDLHLGAVHSQDFAKNIVSKINEINPDIVFIGGDIYDGVKVNESEIINPFINLHPKFGVYFITGNHEEFSDSKHFLDAISSAGIKILNNEMVIVDGLQLIGVDDRDSIDATKFESILSGLNIDRNKASILLKHQPSQLAEAANAGISFQISGHTHKAQILPLNIFTNLVYKGYDYGLKKMNNMNVYTSSGVGTWGPPMRVGSDAEIVVFSFLNSF; this is encoded by the coding sequence TTGCCTTTTGTTTTTGGAGTTTATGGCCTTGTTCATGCTAGAAATGTTATTGTAAAAGATATTAGTGTTACTATACCTAACCTTCCAATTAATTGGAAAGATAAAAAGGCTGTGTGGGTCAGCGATTTGCACCTAGGTGCTGTTCATAGCCAGGATTTTGCAAAAAATATTGTGTCTAAAATAAATGAAATTAATCCTGATATAGTTTTCATTGGAGGTGATATTTACGATGGTGTGAAGGTTAATGAATCTGAAATCATTAATCCATTTATTAATTTACACCCAAAATTTGGTGTATATTTTATTACAGGGAATCATGAGGAGTTTAGCGACAGCAAGCATTTCCTAGATGCTATCAGTAGTGCTGGTATTAAAATACTTAATAATGAAATGGTTATAGTGGATGGCCTGCAATTAATTGGTGTTGATGATCGTGATTCAATTGATGCTACAAAATTTGAATCAATTCTTTCAGGATTGAACATAGATAGAAATAAAGCCTCTATTCTTTTAAAACATCAACCTTCTCAATTGGCAGAAGCTGCAAATGCGGGTATTTCTTTTCAGATTTCAGGACACACTCATAAAGCTCAAATATTGCCCCTTAATATATTTACAAATTTAGTTTATAAGGGTTATGATTATGGCCTTAAAAAAATGAATAATATGAACGTATACACCTCAAGCGGAGTAGGAACATGGGGTCCACCCATGAGAGTTGGGAGTGATGCTGAGATAGTGGTCTTTAGTTTCTTAAATAGTTTCTAG
- a CDS encoding class I SAM-dependent methyltransferase — MNQKPTYDMGDASAKIFKGKSISAPIIEIYGESAGLFSNIIKSRLPDTGKTYTLLDIGSSRGELLSDILDLLPEYRFDITVTDTNPNAIAENCINGKKIVTDAESLPFEDKSIDLVIMRYVLQFNLFENQKRIIDEISRVVKGFAIIQHGGADDFNPEAWREVVGKIFIDDELPQIKRDGMFFSSSNEIENYMDSKNVKYERVLSKKIWGLSQAFIERYSLSGEQASYLRDKLGDKDFLVQTTWIIYT; from the coding sequence ATGAATCAAAAACCAACCTACGATATGGGCGACGCCTCAGCTAAGATATTTAAAGGTAAATCAATATCTGCTCCAATAATAGAAATCTACGGTGAGTCTGCGGGCCTATTTTCAAACATCATAAAATCAAGGCTGCCTGATACGGGAAAAACGTATACATTGCTTGATATTGGGTCATCAAGGGGTGAGTTATTATCTGATATTTTAGATCTTCTACCAGAATATCGTTTTGACATAACCGTTACGGATACAAATCCTAATGCAATAGCAGAAAATTGTATAAATGGAAAAAAAATAGTGACAGATGCGGAGTCTTTACCGTTTGAAGACAAAAGTATTGATTTAGTAATAATGAGATACGTTCTACAGTTTAATCTTTTTGAAAATCAGAAAAGAATTATTGATGAAATATCTAGAGTTGTAAAAGGCTTTGCGATTATTCAACACGGTGGTGCTGATGACTTTAATCCTGAAGCTTGGCGTGAAGTTGTGGGTAAGATTTTTATCGATGATGAATTACCTCAAATAAAGAGAGATGGGATGTTTTTTTCATCATCTAATGAAATTGAAAATTATATGGATTCCAAAAATGTTAAATATGAAAGAGTTCTATCCAAGAAGATTTGGGGACTCTCGCAAGCATTTATTGAGAGATATTCATTAAGTGGTGAGCAGGCGTCATATCTTAGAGACAAGCTTGGAGATAAGGATTTTCTAGTCCAGACGACTTGGATAATATATACTTAA
- a CDS encoding DUF84 family protein, producing the protein MKIIRVSLGSTSSQKLAAVVQAFEALDIEATITGVYASSEQNDQPVGHDETFKGALNRALRAQARDPGSMAIGIESGIIRFKAKKPTTQDVAVIVILTTEGRQIIKTSEGFEFPEDCVEIAKKRGFEATTVGSVIAEKFGGDPADPHFTLSDEKTSRTTIITKALVEALKEI; encoded by the coding sequence ATGAAAATAATTAGAGTTAGCCTAGGTTCCACAAGTTCCCAAAAACTTGCGGCCGTTGTACAGGCCTTTGAAGCCCTTGATATTGAGGCCACCATTACAGGTGTTTATGCCTCGTCTGAGCAGAATGACCAACCTGTTGGACATGATGAGACGTTCAAAGGAGCACTTAATCGCGCACTACGAGCGCAAGCAAGAGATCCTGGAAGTATGGCAATTGGAATTGAAAGTGGGATTATTCGTTTCAAAGCGAAAAAGCCCACGACTCAGGACGTTGCAGTGATTGTCATACTAACCACTGAAGGACGTCAAATCATCAAAACCTCAGAAGGGTTCGAGTTCCCCGAGGACTGCGTGGAAATTGCCAAAAAGCGTGGTTTTGAGGCAACAACTGTTGGGTCAGTCATCGCGGAAAAATTTGGTGGTGACCCCGCAGATCCCCACTTCACACTCTCTGATGAGAAGACAAGTCGGACTACGATAATCACGAAGGCGCTGGTGGAAGCACTTAAGGAGATTTAA
- a CDS encoding tRNA-dependent cyclodipeptide synthase produces MKLYSIHGGNIEDLNNRKYNIGVGISLGNKYFTVENIAGLVQWALEYTKDGVIIYVADSIHAINIEVRNKMVFEKALLKANKMGDKVLEDAANYFSNNLPPTDFKKLRFVKWQEIVDGEYKKKTNYLYNFSKKNPAFKTDVLSIVRALVSKETRKFTEADIIRLGDYVIEEMPELLNRTNVNGIVCDAYCYPTGGTFSSFIDKIQAGEIYPEIKQNIIDTEPKVFLEVR; encoded by the coding sequence ATGAAACTATATTCAATTCATGGTGGTAATATAGAGGATCTAAATAACAGGAAATATAATATCGGTGTCGGTATTAGTTTGGGTAATAAATATTTTACCGTAGAGAATATTGCAGGTTTGGTACAATGGGCTCTTGAATATACCAAGGATGGTGTGATTATTTATGTTGCAGATTCTATTCATGCAATAAATATAGAAGTGAGAAATAAAATGGTTTTTGAAAAGGCTTTGCTTAAGGCAAATAAGATGGGGGATAAGGTATTGGAAGATGCGGCAAATTATTTTTCAAATAATTTGCCGCCCACTGATTTCAAAAAGTTAAGATTCGTCAAATGGCAGGAAATTGTTGATGGTGAATATAAGAAAAAGACAAATTATCTTTACAATTTTTCTAAAAAAAATCCTGCGTTTAAAACAGATGTCCTTTCTATTGTTAGAGCTCTGGTATCAAAAGAGACAAGAAAATTTACTGAGGCTGACATAATCAGACTTGGCGATTATGTTATTGAAGAAATGCCTGAGCTGTTAAATAGAACTAATGTCAATGGTATTGTTTGCGACGCTTATTGTTATCCTACAGGAGGTACATTTTCTTCTTTTATTGATAAAATTCAAGCGGGTGAAATTTACCCAGAGATTAAACAAAACATAATTGATACAGAGCCAAAGGTATTCTTGGAGGTGAGGTAA
- a CDS encoding NUDIX domain-containing protein: MIIIKTIKDADFGLDNPQPDVYKERRAGRAIVFDKDKNIALLHATKKNFHKLPGGGVEEGEDIKEALARELVEEIGCVADNIRELAIIEEYRNMHELHQFSHCFIADLVGDIGDSKLEEGEIADGFEPVWMSLEEAIKTLESEK; this comes from the coding sequence ATGATAATAATAAAAACAATCAAAGACGCAGATTTTGGACTTGATAACCCACAACCTGATGTATATAAAGAAAGGCGAGCAGGCCGAGCTATTGTATTTGATAAGGATAAAAATATTGCACTACTGCACGCGACCAAAAAGAATTTTCATAAATTACCAGGAGGGGGAGTAGAGGAGGGTGAAGATATTAAGGAAGCGCTCGCACGTGAGTTGGTGGAGGAGATAGGTTGTGTAGCTGATAATATTAGGGAATTAGCTATTATTGAAGAATATAGAAACATGCATGAGTTACATCAATTTTCGCACTGTTTCATTGCAGATCTAGTTGGAGATATAGGTGATTCAAAATTGGAAGAAGGTGAAATTGCCGATGGGTTTGAACCAGTTTGGATGAGTCTTGAAGAAGCTATCAAAACACTAGAAAGTGAAAAATGA
- a CDS encoding DUF6629 family protein, with product MCFSASASFIASGALAVLGGVSLASANKKDKVLAAIPIMFSIQQFCEGIQWLYLNSGYSSPIIGYFFLFFSFIIWPVYVPSVVYLLDKAERKILGWFILAGSAVAIYFTTVLITGPLDIYKINSCVNYSFDFPFRNFVILAYLLAVVGSFCISSINILRYFGITIGFLGLVSWFFFEYTFTSVWCFFAAIVSLMFYFYIRYKRKVNKLMEKVNNGVMRK from the coding sequence ATGTGTTTTTCTGCATCAGCTAGTTTTATAGCGAGTGGTGCCCTTGCCGTTCTTGGTGGGGTGTCTCTTGCTTCTGCAAATAAAAAAGATAAGGTACTTGCTGCAATTCCTATAATGTTTAGTATTCAGCAATTCTGCGAAGGAATACAATGGTTATATTTAAATTCCGGATACTCATCGCCTATTATTGGATATTTCTTTTTATTTTTTTCCTTTATTATATGGCCAGTATATGTACCATCCGTGGTTTATCTATTAGACAAAGCTGAGAGAAAAATATTAGGCTGGTTTATACTTGCAGGTTCAGCTGTGGCGATTTATTTCACAACAGTTCTCATAACGGGCCCATTGGACATATATAAAATCAATTCATGCGTGAACTATAGCTTTGATTTTCCTTTCAGAAATTTTGTTATTCTAGCTTACCTACTTGCCGTTGTTGGTTCATTCTGTATTTCAAGTATCAATATTTTACGATATTTTGGAATTACAATTGGATTTTTAGGTCTTGTATCATGGTTTTTCTTTGAATATACATTCACATCTGTTTGGTGCTTTTTTGCAGCCATCGTTAGCTTGATGTTTTATTTTTATATAAGATACAAAAGAAAGGTCAACAAACTAATGGAGAAGGTTAATAATGGTGTGATGAGGAAATAG
- the mgtA gene encoding magnesium-translocating P-type ATPase: MNLKGLTTVQAKKQLLKYGPNKIVQAKELSAFLAFFARFKNPLLIILVISSIIVGVLGDLVTSSIIIFIILMSVTIDFINTYRSQKATEDLKKRVMITATVLRDGKEIILPLADVVPNDIVILMPGDIIPADGIIKESKNLFVNESQLTGESFPVEKEIGSEVYMGSSTNTGRAIMLVTLTGKNTKFSHISASLIKQEGPTEFDRGIQEFSVLIMKLTFVLVFSIFLIDTFLKHSFFGSFLFAVALAVGLTPELLPMIIALNLSKGSLIMAKKGVIVKKLSAIQNFGNMDILCTDKTGTLTENTIELVKYIDIHGNDSEEVLRAAYVSSEFSSGFKSPLDDAIKNYKTLDISSYNKIDEVPFDYIRRRDSVIAGVDGTHIIIAKGAPEQVIEVCTFHDGEKRIKAELRKKILHQYETLSKDGFRVLAVARRVIPMSEKKYSKHDEEHMEFLGFIAFIDPAKKSVAETLRKLEEHGIEIKILTGDNDLITEKVARDINLPVRGILMGSDITHLTDQELGIKAETTTIFARVSPDQKERIIKALRSRGHVIGFLGDGINDAPSLRAADVGISVDNAVDVAKDTADLILMKKSLNDLIEGVIEGRRTFLNTLKYLMMSLSSNFGNMFSMAGASVLLPFFPMTAPQILLNNLLYDSSQLAIPTDSVDRTALLKPKRFKIRFFKLFMIVFGPLSSIFDFLTFYILFSVFHLSVGGFQAGWFLESIATQTFVVYIIRTKKIPFIQSKPSKALLITTISAVMLAWAAVYLPVNKIFGFERLGIRPVLAIISITIVYLFSVEFTKRWFYKKIITDDN, translated from the coding sequence ATGAACCTAAAAGGACTTACAACAGTACAGGCCAAGAAACAACTACTAAAATACGGCCCAAATAAAATAGTTCAAGCAAAAGAACTTTCAGCCTTTCTCGCATTTTTTGCTAGATTTAAAAACCCACTTCTAATAATCTTGGTTATTAGTTCAATTATAGTTGGAGTACTAGGAGACCTGGTAACATCGTCAATAATTATTTTTATAATATTAATGAGCGTCACGATAGACTTCATTAACACATATAGATCCCAAAAAGCAACGGAGGATTTAAAGAAACGGGTGATGATTACAGCAACAGTCCTAAGGGATGGAAAAGAAATTATACTTCCCCTTGCTGATGTGGTGCCTAATGACATTGTAATTTTGATGCCAGGAGACATAATTCCAGCTGACGGAATAATTAAAGAGTCAAAGAACCTGTTCGTAAATGAATCTCAATTAACTGGCGAGTCCTTCCCTGTTGAAAAAGAAATTGGTAGTGAGGTATATATGGGAAGTAGTACAAATACAGGTAGAGCTATAATGCTTGTCACATTAACTGGAAAAAATACAAAGTTTAGCCATATCTCCGCATCATTAATTAAACAAGAAGGGCCTACAGAATTTGATAGGGGTATTCAAGAATTTTCTGTGCTAATTATGAAACTAACTTTTGTGTTAGTTTTTTCTATATTCCTAATAGACACTTTTCTAAAGCACAGTTTTTTTGGATCATTTCTTTTTGCTGTAGCACTGGCTGTTGGCTTAACACCAGAACTTTTACCAATGATCATAGCACTCAATCTATCTAAAGGGTCACTGATTATGGCCAAGAAAGGAGTTATTGTTAAAAAATTATCTGCAATTCAAAACTTTGGAAACATGGATATTTTGTGTACTGACAAAACAGGCACATTAACAGAGAATACTATTGAGCTGGTAAAATATATTGATATTCATGGGAATGATTCTGAAGAAGTGCTTAGGGCTGCCTATGTTAGTAGTGAATTCTCAAGTGGATTCAAAAGCCCGCTTGATGATGCAATTAAAAATTACAAGACGCTGGACATTAGTTCATATAATAAAATAGACGAGGTGCCTTTTGATTATATAAGAAGACGTGATTCTGTTATTGCAGGCGTCGACGGCACACATATTATTATTGCAAAAGGTGCACCTGAGCAGGTTATTGAGGTGTGTACATTCCATGACGGGGAAAAAAGAATAAAGGCAGAATTACGAAAAAAAATATTACATCAATATGAGACACTAAGTAAAGATGGATTCCGAGTGCTTGCTGTTGCAAGGAGAGTAATTCCAATGTCGGAGAAAAAATATTCAAAGCACGATGAAGAGCATATGGAATTCCTAGGCTTTATCGCTTTCATTGATCCCGCAAAGAAAAGTGTTGCCGAAACTTTAAGAAAACTTGAAGAGCACGGAATTGAAATTAAAATTTTAACAGGTGACAATGATTTAATCACAGAAAAAGTAGCTAGAGATATTAATCTTCCTGTAAGGGGTATTCTTATGGGATCCGATATTACTCATCTTACCGATCAAGAACTTGGAATAAAGGCTGAAACTACAACAATTTTTGCAAGAGTTTCTCCTGACCAAAAAGAAAGAATAATAAAAGCATTGAGATCGCGTGGACATGTTATTGGTTTTCTTGGTGACGGTATTAACGATGCTCCATCACTGCGGGCAGCTGACGTTGGTATTTCTGTCGATAATGCGGTTGACGTTGCAAAAGATACTGCTGACTTAATTTTGATGAAGAAAAGTCTTAACGATTTAATTGAGGGTGTTATTGAAGGTCGTCGTACATTTTTGAACACTCTTAAATACTTAATGATGTCCTTAAGTTCTAATTTTGGAAATATGTTTTCCATGGCGGGAGCTTCTGTTTTATTGCCATTCTTCCCAATGACAGCACCTCAAATTTTATTAAATAATTTATTGTACGATTCATCACAATTAGCAATCCCAACAGACTCAGTTGACAGAACAGCCTTACTAAAACCAAAGAGGTTTAAGATACGTTTTTTCAAACTCTTCATGATCGTCTTTGGTCCACTTTCTTCTATTTTTGATTTCTTAACGTTCTACATTTTGTTTTCTGTTTTCCATCTCTCAGTTGGTGGATTTCAAGCTGGTTGGTTTTTAGAATCGATAGCCACCCAAACTTTTGTGGTATACATTATAAGAACAAAGAAGATACCTTTTATTCAAAGCAAGCCAAGTAAGGCTCTTCTTATAACAACAATTAGCGCAGTTATGCTCGCCTGGGCCGCTGTATACCTTCCTGTAAACAAGATATTTGGATTTGAAAGGCTTGGTATCCGTCCAGTACTAGCTATTATATCAATCACTATTGTCTATCTATTTTCTGTAGAATTTACAAAGCGATGGTTCTATAAGAAAATAATTACTGATGATAATTAA